One Dunckerocampus dactyliophorus isolate RoL2022-P2 chromosome 6, RoL_Ddac_1.1, whole genome shotgun sequence genomic window, GGACCCGTGTTGTCATGTTTCAGTCATCCGACCCATCATGACCCAGCAGACCATCAAGAAGACTGACCCGGTGGCCAGGTGAGCCCTGTTTTGACTTGTGGTGTAACCATGGAAATGTGGCTGTGATGGTGGTTCCAGAGAAGAGACCTCagctcaggtgtgtgtgtgacatgttGGAAGGTACTTCCAGTACAAGCAGCTGTGGGACACATTCAAGCTTCCTGGAGAGCATGACCACAAGCAACTCCGCTGGGAAATAAGGGTAggagtttctttttttcctctgacaCCCTACTGAGTGTACATTCTTCTTGGCAGCACATgtcagtgtttgtttgtgtgcttgCAGGAGCGACTAGCCTACCAGCCTCCAGCAGTAAGTACCACCTCCAAAGAAGATCACCACTCACTGGAGGCTTAAAGACCTCACGCTTGTTTTGTGTTGTAGCCCAAACCTCGCAGAAACTGCATCGCCAACACCTACGTGGTCCCGACAGAAAAGAAACGCACAGCTCTGCGCTGGGAGGTCAGGAACAACCTGGCCCGCGGAGCAACACCTCATCAATTTACATATTAATTTTGGACTTATATTGTTTTAGCATGTTTTTATTAAATGGTTTTATCATCACACACACGGAGAAGGGGCCTATGGGAAGTCTGAGTATGGCAGTTTGAAGGGGTAGAGTGGCGTGTAGCGCTGGTTGTGCCACAGCAGCTTTTTCTCCAGGAATTGAACTGTCGGCAGGGTGAGCACCACGGTTTCATGCTTCAACAAGCTGTGCACGTTCAGACCTGCAGGACGAGACAGCAAACATCTGACGGTGACACCTTCAAGCATCCTCTCCTCACCTAAGCTCTGGACTTTACAGCAACACGAGTACACTGGGTGCACGGTATGGCAATGTAGTTCATCAGTATGTACGTGCTACTAAATTATTAAATAGGTACTTGCTAGTGCACACTTACTACTTTGTAGTAAAGTATATCCTATGTAGCgtagggctgtcttcgactaaggattttcatagtctgATTCGTTAGATTTTGTCTATAGTTGACCAATTGtcaaaattttttttccccacctggCAAGTGGGCATAAAATGgaaacatggcttgaaaaacaacttgccaaaactcagCAGCCTAAGTTTGTTGGACTCAAATCCACAGACAGGATATCAAAGTTAAAACAGTCTgacctgttttaaatgatttgCTGTTGGTTATCAcgtgatacactcctgatcaaaatcttaggaccagttgaaaaattgcaagaatttgcattttgcacatttggatcttaatgaggttttaagtagagctacaatatgcaaaagcaagaagggggagtgagataaaaggcatttggaaaaagtaatttattgaaaacatagGCTTTTTAACGCCTAATCAAAagtaagaccacaggctataaaagccaaaatgttcattttctgtcaggcattcacactgtcatgccctcctgatggctaaagctaagaagctttctctcttgAACATGATctgattgtggagctgcataagcaaggcctctcgcagcgtgccattgctgaaGTTGGTTGCagtaaatcactttttttttttttggaaatatcctaagcattatggaacaaaaaagtcaagtgttagcaatttttcaactggtcttaagattttgatcaggagtgtacgtaAGAAGCTGTAGACAAGTCGCACTTCACTTTCGTGGACTCAtcttaaccttttcaaaatacttaaCATTTCAAATGAATTTGTATCCATTTTTAGCCCACACCCTGAACAGCTGCTCAGAACTACACAATACTGTACAGCCATCAGTACAATACAATTTGACGATGACACTGATAGTCAAATCAGACTGCTCTGAATCGAATTGTCGACTAAAAATTGTAAGACAGCCTTAATGTAGTGCACTAAATCACGTGTAATGTACTTGTAACTACACATTTGGCAgtaaagtcgtccctcgctacataaTGGTTCCAACATCACAATTAAAACATCGCGTGcactatcacggttttcaaaaattagtaaatgatcgctgttttgtgattgaatacagtgtattagtaaaaaaaaaaaaaaaaattaacaaaactgattcttggcctaaatcatTTCTAATTTTGGCccaagcattttaaagcataaaaatggctaaatgaactaaaatacaaggcagaagacacgttctaattgtgaatgtagtattctacattggccactaggtgtcaattGATGAAAAAGGCACCAAACGTGgtcagaacaggcatttattgcaggtttaaatgatctcacaacaggcacaataatagtaACATAATAACCATAACAACAACATGGGCTATTGttgggccataacccacaagctaaaactcaactctgaagctcTCACATCGCTTCCTGTCCACAACACATCTGTCTGCACGCCACTAAGgtcccccagggaacacatttactgtgacacacacgagtaggtgttttatttgaatcttaaatggcttatatactcttattatgtctactatattggataatacgagtggaaagccatttaaagccaccattagaatacattgatgagacaatagccaccgcagtaAGTACActgtctagaaaaaaaaaaaaacatggaactgCCGATATGTGAGTCTATTTTATTCATGTCAAATATGTCTCCTTTTCTATAAttttatctactatattgggtaatacaaatctaaaaggtgactataggcatgttattttatgtctagagggctctcataatgttaaaaacatatttagaagatcgcaaacaagttttctatgccataactacaaaaatattccatttattaatattgaatcctactttgcggaaattgacgcattgcggttgggtctggaaacaattaacagtgataaacgacGGATTACCGTATAGTGCATACTATGTGGTGCACACTACAGAATGCGTGCTTTGTAGCAGCACGTATGTGGTACTTTATACTTCCTATCTACATACGTAGTATAAAGTGCATACTACACACTTGGTAGTATACAGAGCATACTATGTGGTACTACTTTATGCTtcctatgtacagtacataatacATACTATATAGTGCACACTACTCACTTGGTAGTATACAGTGCATAACATGTGGTGCACACTACAGAATGAGTGCTTGGTAATAGCGTGCACTATGTGGTGCATACTACCAAATACACTATGCTGCATATACTTAGTCCTTGGTTGTGTTGCACATACttagtacactaagtccccaaccaatgaacacaattggttccagacgaccgttcgcaagtcgatttgttcataactccaacaaaaggtaatattaccaatgatataggtactacatgtacgtgtatacatatatacatactgtatatgcgtatgtatctaaatatgagtttggatgcggtagtaatattaaacgaggataattaatgaaaaaaaacataataaaaatgatataatacgcaatgataaatgttatttacctttgaagaggagtggtcgagcatacgtcgttggtggtggaggaggagttattgaaaaaaaaaggacaaatggttgtcgtcgttagactcttctaaaagaggtagtgttctgtgcgtggtgtagaattaagcaggcccaTTGACTcgtcataaactttaatcacacgctctgtctgggttgtatcatacTACAACCTAGTCTTcctttctcctcttcctctacctgttggtcccattagcagtgtcacagtgccctctactgatcaagcatgtagcagtataaatatggagttccaaaaggcaaaatacatgaaaatattgaCCAGTCAGcctgtgttcgtatctccgaatgttcgcatgtctgatgttcgtaagttggggacttagtgtacttggTTTGGGAGTATACACTATGTTGTGCTTCTAATGTAGCATAAAGTGCACTTGTTAGTACATAGTGTGTACCAGTAGTATGCACTGCATAGTACCTCCAATGACGTACACAACTACATGGTGTACACTGCCAAACCAGTAGTTTGTACACACTGAACATACTAGAGATGAAGCTGAGTACTCACCGATGGCTGGAATGAGGTTGACTGTCTTGAGCGTGGCCGTGGCCTCGAGGATGTTGGCAGGAAAGTCTTCACCTCTAAAAGCCAACAGAGCGGAGATGGACTTGAGCAACGTTGTGAAGTTCAGCAACGTCAAAGTTGAGCTTTCACGTACATGTCCACTACCAACACAGACCCCCCCCATGCTTTGTGTCTGATGGCGTCCAGCAGGTCCTGCGAATCTGGACTGTGGATATTCAGAGAGTCCACAATGTGCAGGTAACCCTGGGGACGTCAAATGACAATAAACTTATTTATACAGGGCAGCGTATTCGTCTTTTGTGGACATATCACGTGGCCCGTGTTACCTGGGCGATTTTGGAGCTCAGCGCCACTTTGAGTCCCAGCACGCGGACCTTCATGGGCAGCATGTAGTAGTAGCTGGTGGGCCCACGGGGTCCGTGAGCCACGCCCCCTGAATAGACCACAGCGTGTCACACAAAAGAAGAAAACTTGTTAGAACAGAAGCAGTCACCTCCTCTCCATAATGGTGATCGGATGCTGCCGTGGCGAGCTCGCCCGCTTCCTTTCTGGTTCCACGGTTTGCGACCGCCCCCTCTCACCTCTGACCTCACCTTTGTGTTGGCATAGCTCTGATAAAGAATACAAAATTtgatataaatgttttttgtcacatGACTTATATGCAGACCATCAGTGAGGAAAAGAAAGTGAATTGTTAAGATGGAGGAAGAGGAAATGAGGtgaaaaacaggaaatgaaatgaCAACAGGAACACGACATGGGGCAAAAAAGAGGAAATGGAATGACCACACAAGCAGGAAGAAGCCGTGAGACAACAAgaaggaacaggaagtgagttGGAAGCATGCAGGAAGAGGAAAGGAGGTGACTGTTCAACTCACGACGCGTTTGTAACTTCTCTGCCACATTTCAACACTGTGGATGATGTCAAGTCTAGGAACAAAAGTTTCACACatcattttcacaaaaaaaacaaaaacacattcccATGGATAAAAGCCAGCTCGCCGTTTTACCTGGGAGGAACGGCGAAGACGTCAGGGTGCAGCTCAGCCACACCCAGCGGCTCACTGTCCCGCCTGTCCAGAGAGTCCACCCACATTCGCACGGGGGTCAAGTGGGCGGGAATGTCTGCATCACATGACCGCAGAAGAGGTAGGGGGGAGTCTGCTGGGGGAGGTGGACGCTCTGTAGGGGGAAACAACACGTCCATTATAGACTCCTGAGGTTAGACATAGGCTGTTTTACAGCACAGTTACACAGATGAACTTTTTAGACTTCGACCCCAGGGATTCCGCTACAAAATAAaggccgccacaccttaaaaattagtttgtttttttttttaaacttagggttaggcttttttttcttttttttttttacttgaaaacaattttaagtaatatattgaatgaatgaatggatatatgctatatagatacacataaattattattgacgcacattttgaccacagttagtttgaaaacaatttaaaatatcaaatgtttcactgcgctttattttgataagcatgcaccagaCTGACTTTCACTGTTATTACCGAGAGAACAAATAATAGCcggtaaaatgtgtagtcaattgacgacagcttgtcacatgctcagcctatctatgccagcacATGCGATTGCTCACGTTTCAatatcattccactttctggcatttttgtttacatgtctGGCTAGCGGCATCTACTGTAGCTAGCttggagctacaagtggctattacgttcatgggatacatcaatcatcgatCATCATCACAAATTACACTTAATCTCGCTCTCTTTGTTATCATAATACTTACGGTTTGTCTTCAAAACATTAGTtgtatgtcaaagttgtgcaacagaaataCGTAGTGTGTACAGGTTTAGACAgcgatgctatcacaggggtctccgtAGCTCACCGGCTgatgagtagttcaccaaagaatatttgcgtcacctcttggtatttttttttttttaagtgttctaCTGTATTCagacatgacacctgtatttaatgacaaatgagcacactgagtcgagatgtgctttgtaaataaaatacaatttaaatgttggcagtgctctcagcaacttcgccattacattttgcaatgttcttggttcgtgttctgctagttgttgaaaaaaaatagctatttgtcatttaaaaaaatcgcaGACACAGCAGCGGCACTCCGCCCTTCCATGCAGTCCACCACCAGAGCTTCAAAAaatctgaggggaaaccctggaCTCTGTCCACACAAACGTTTTCAGCAAATCCATTCCAGTCTCGCGCCCACACGGCACCGTCATTTTGGGAGTGCAAATCCTTACAACACCTCCTAGAGTGGATAAATCCCAAAAAAGCTTCGGAGAACTAGAACTTGGCTGACTGCATGCCTCTGTGGTTGTCAGACATGCAACGTGAGGCGTCCAAATACATAAACATATCTTTTTTATAGTCCTCCTACGTGACGTTATGATAGCTGcgttttgtgaaaataaacaaatggcTTCACTGTCTCCCTCAAaagaaaaaatctgcagtattaataaaatattgttttaggTAAGGCAAAAACGCACTTATTACATAAAAACAATTCTGTTAACattttgttgtagtttttatAAAGCAACTCCACAATTGCTTTGGTTGGGGTTGCAGTCTTCTTCGTctgcttagagcaggggtcaccaacgtggtgccagcaggcaccaggtagccccccacgaccacgtggtgcccgcaagcctgcttttcattcaggttttcagttaataatgaaagaacagtacaaagaaatgcattctgaaatacaaaatgtgagttgtggacaccagcattttgttaatgttctggtaaaacaagcatattcgctttgtttgggtttaaaataagctctgaaaataaatgatacaaaaatgagtagctcttggccattttcattttgtaaaagtagctctcacaaggaaaaacgttggtgacccctggcttaGAGTTTGCACACCACGCATGCTTCGTGTCGTCTTCTGTGACAGGATTCATAGAGCGCCATACATAGGCTGGCATATATACGACATCATTTTGGCGTGGACAGGAATATATCTTGACACTATACAACGACTTTTACAAAGCGGTAAAGAAACTAGGCCTTACTTGTTCTGGAAGGATCCACCAGGTTGGAAGGCAGCAGCAAGTTACGAGGAAGATTGTTTTCACCTGCCAGTGAAGACGCAAActgaggaagaaaagccacaatTTAGTCTGCTCTGGACTGGCGACAATGCACAGAATTAATACTTCTAAATGATGCCATCTTTGGTCAATGTCAGGCCGATGAAAttgataaaatattacaaacagctcTTTCGTCTATCTTGTGCAGGACTGCTGGAAGATTACGATTCAATGCAATGACTACAATATGATATCAAAACTACATAAGGGAGCAAAAGTTAACAATTTAGAGTGCTTTGTTTTTGAAATGGTGATAAATACCTTAAAAAGCGACTGACCTGCAAGGGTCGTTGCTAGTGTGCTAACTTCAGCTAGCCGCTAGCACCCCTCACTCACTCACCCTTTTGGCAGCTCCTCTTCCGCTCAGCAGCAGGGCAGAAAAACGCGAAAACATTTCTATTCCTCCGGCGCCGTCAAGCTGATGTCTTCATAACAAAAGCAG contains:
- the mrpl4 gene encoding 39S ribosomal protein L4, mitochondrial isoform X1 yields the protein MFSRFSALLLSGRGAAKRFASSLAGENNLPRNLLLPSNLVDPSRTKRPPPPADSPLPLLRSCDADIPAHLTPVRMWVDSLDRRDSEPLGVAELHPDVFAVPPRLDIIHSVEMWQRSYKRVSYANTKVRSEVRGGGRKPWNQKGSGRARHGSIRSPLWRGGGVAHGPRGPTSYYYMLPMKVRVLGLKVALSSKIAQGYLHIVDSLNIHSPDSQDLLDAIRHKAWGGSVLVVDIGEDFPANILEATATLKTVNLIPAIGLNVHSLLKHETVVLTLPTVQFLEKKLLWHNQRYTPLYPFKLPYSDFP
- the mrpl4 gene encoding 39S ribosomal protein L4, mitochondrial isoform X2, which codes for MFSRFSALLLSGRGAAKRFASSLAGENNLPRNLLLPSNLVDPSRTKRPPPPADSPLPLLRSCDADIPAHLTPVRMWVDSLDRRDSEPLGVAELHPDVFAVPPRLDIIHSVEMWQRSYKRVSYANTKVRSEVRGGGRKPWNQKGSGRARHGSIRSPLWRGGGVAHGPRGPTSYYYMLPMKVRVLGLKVALSSKIAQGYLHIVDSLNIHSPDSQDLLDAIRHKAWGGSVLVVDIGEDFPANILEATATLKTVNLIPAIGK